The Spirochaetota bacterium genome includes a region encoding these proteins:
- a CDS encoding MFS transporter: protein MNTRFPPGFIYFVLLISVQAMFLRLVGFFMPIYFESLHFSGFQIGLYFSISGIAAIVFSLPMGIGADRISVRFILAASFLLIAASYAGFLVTRSFTAFCIIAFIGSFGSRFYQIAVNAMFFKIRTHDHRDAGVFSTFNSFAMGIGIVAGGVLLAIADFQLLFTVKVISYLVFAVLALFLPRTETVSIRLAEYQREVFTPKVLSLCVIFFLSSFHWGAEIVSYGPFLKQTLLLSPVGIGLYTGIGMIFVGIGAFIGMQLIARKIVRSMMTLLMIGFFLSGVFHVLMCVPNLPASFALRMVHEIGDGFISFSFFYGAAKLFRIDRVGGASAFITLWQSSGAMAGSAIFGVVGARYGHAVPLISSGIVLMFVPVGIALLRKSGFVRY from the coding sequence ATGAACACGCGATTCCCGCCGGGTTTCATCTACTTTGTGCTTCTCATATCCGTACAGGCGATGTTTCTCCGTCTTGTCGGATTTTTCATGCCGATCTATTTCGAGTCCCTCCATTTCAGCGGATTTCAGATAGGTCTCTATTTCAGCATTTCCGGCATCGCCGCCATCGTGTTCTCGCTCCCCATGGGCATCGGCGCCGACCGTATCAGCGTGCGCTTCATACTCGCGGCGAGCTTCCTGCTTATCGCGGCGAGCTACGCGGGGTTTCTCGTTACGCGCTCGTTCACGGCGTTCTGCATCATTGCGTTCATCGGGAGCTTCGGTTCGCGGTTCTATCAGATAGCCGTCAATGCGATGTTCTTCAAGATACGCACGCATGATCACCGCGATGCGGGAGTGTTCAGCACGTTCAATTCTTTCGCCATGGGTATCGGTATCGTCGCGGGTGGCGTGCTGCTGGCGATCGCGGATTTTCAGCTCCTTTTCACGGTAAAAGTGATAAGCTATCTCGTCTTCGCGGTTCTCGCCCTGTTCCTGCCGCGTACGGAGACGGTATCGATACGCCTCGCGGAATATCAGCGGGAGGTGTTCACGCCGAAGGTGCTCTCGCTTTGTGTGATATTCTTCCTCTCGAGCTTTCACTGGGGTGCGGAGATAGTGTCCTACGGACCGTTCCTGAAGCAGACGCTTCTGCTGTCACCCGTCGGCATAGGCCTCTATACCGGCATCGGGATGATATTCGTCGGCATCGGAGCGTTCATCGGCATGCAGCTCATCGCCCGGAAGATCGTCCGCTCGATGATGACGCTCCTCATGATAGGCTTTTTCCTTTCCGGCGTGTTCCATGTTCTCATGTGCGTGCCGAACCTGCCCGCATCGTTCGCACTGCGCATGGTCCATGAGATCGGCGACGGCTTCATATCGTTCTCGTTCTTTTACGGCGCGGCAAAACTGTTCCGCATCGATCGCGTAGGCGGTGCGAGCGCGTTCATAACGCTCTGGCAGAGCTCCGGTGCCATGGCAGGCTCGGCGATATTCGGTGTCGTCGGGGCGCGATACGGGCATGCGGTGCCGCTCATATCATCGGGTATAGTGCTCATGTTCGTACCGGTCGGGATCGCGCTTCTCAGGAAGAGCGGCTTTGTGCGATACTGA
- a CDS encoding single-stranded DNA-binding protein, with amino-acid sequence MASNINLIVVEGRLTRDPELLKTKSGKSLCKFSVANNRYYFQGKNLVDEVSFFNVTTWGPLAERCGASLKKGNPVLVSGNLKQDNYQTKNGEKREAVGIIAANVKFIGARAKGDAPATGKVVKEASLSGQMAHAF; translated from the coding sequence ATGGCCAGCAACATCAATCTCATCGTCGTCGAAGGGAGGCTCACGCGGGACCCGGAGCTTCTTAAGACGAAAAGCGGGAAGTCGCTCTGCAAATTCTCGGTCGCGAACAACCGCTACTACTTCCAGGGGAAGAACCTCGTCGACGAGGTGAGCTTCTTCAATGTGACCACGTGGGGCCCGCTCGCGGAGCGCTGCGGCGCATCCCTCAAGAAGGGGAACCCCGTTCTCGTGTCCGGTAACCTTAAGCAGGACAACTATCAGACAAAGAACGGTGAAAAGCGCGAGGCTGTCGGTATCATCGCCGCGAACGTGAAGTTCATCGGCGCACGCGCGAAGGGTGATGCCCCGGCGACAGGGAAGGTGGTCAAGGAGGCCTCGCTTTCCGGACAGATGGCGCACGCGTTCTAG
- the tgt gene encoding tRNA guanosine(34) transglycosylase Tgt, with protein MFNFSLSSTDGAARSGTLSVNGTEIGTPVFMPVGTNGTIKAVPPSMVEDEGPRLILANTYHLVLRPGTDIVASAGGIKRFSGWQHAMLTDSGGYQVFSLAKLNRITDDGVSFRSHLDGTPYLFTPEKAMEWQHAIGADLIMAFDECMPHDADHAYAEASTARTSRWAKQCIAYHNARENSSRQYLGGIVQGGLDRDLRIRSASEITAMGFPFHAIGGLSVGEGHDTMGEVLSCTAPLLPADKPRYLMGVGEVRDILMAVSYGIDMFDCVMPTRNARNGEAFTKNGVVRIRNARHAGDNGPLETGCGCYTCRNFSRAYLRHLDNAKEMLFHTLMTVHNLRFMHDLMIAIRAAIAGGTFSSFAKAFNDSFYRE; from the coding sequence ATGTTCAACTTTTCACTATCATCGACCGACGGCGCCGCGCGCAGTGGAACGCTTTCGGTCAACGGCACAGAGATAGGCACACCGGTATTCATGCCTGTCGGCACGAACGGTACGATAAAAGCGGTGCCCCCATCGATGGTAGAGGACGAGGGCCCGCGCCTCATTTTGGCGAACACCTATCACCTTGTCCTCCGCCCGGGTACGGATATCGTGGCATCCGCGGGGGGCATCAAACGCTTTTCCGGATGGCAGCACGCGATGCTCACCGACTCCGGGGGATATCAGGTCTTCTCGCTCGCAAAGCTCAACAGGATAACCGATGACGGTGTTTCGTTCCGATCGCATCTCGATGGGACGCCGTATCTCTTTACCCCCGAAAAAGCGATGGAGTGGCAGCATGCCATCGGCGCCGATCTCATCATGGCCTTCGACGAGTGCATGCCGCATGATGCCGACCACGCTTACGCCGAAGCATCGACAGCGCGCACATCGCGATGGGCAAAGCAATGCATCGCCTATCACAACGCCAGGGAGAACTCATCGCGCCAGTATCTCGGCGGCATAGTACAGGGAGGGCTTGATCGCGATCTGCGGATACGAAGCGCCTCCGAGATAACCGCCATGGGCTTCCCGTTCCATGCCATCGGCGGGCTCTCCGTCGGTGAGGGACATGATACGATGGGCGAAGTGCTCTCCTGCACCGCGCCCCTGCTCCCCGCGGACAAGCCGCGATATCTCATGGGCGTCGGCGAGGTGCGCGATATACTCATGGCCGTGTCATACGGCATCGACATGTTCGACTGCGTCATGCCCACGCGTAATGCACGCAACGGGGAAGCGTTCACAAAGAACGGCGTCGTACGGATACGCAACGCGCGTCACGCCGGAGACAATGGACCGCTGGAAACAGGATGCGGCTGCTACACCTGCAGAAATTTCTCGCGCGCCTATCTCCGGCACCTGGACAATGCGAAGGAAATGCTTTTCCATACGCTCATGACCGTGCACAATCTCAGATTCATGCATGATCTCATGATCGCGATACGCGCGGCGATCGCCGGCGGGACGTTCAGCTCATTCGCAAAAGCGTTCAATGATTCGTTCTATCGGGAGTAA